In one window of Pseudomonas sp. IAC-BECa141 DNA:
- a CDS encoding sulfite exporter TauE/SafE family protein produces MELANFGLVIAGLVVGFIVGMTGVGGGSLMTPILLWFGINPATAVGTDLLYAAITKSSGVLVHRKNKNIDWAITGWLTLGSVPAVAMTLWFLSTLHTAPDAMNAIIKQALGFVLFATALAILFKKRLLEFAHKRAGGNYNPSGARLNVMTVITGLILGTMVALTSIGAGALGTVALFILYPLLPTRRLVGTEIAHAVPLTLVAGLGHASMGNMDWGVLGFLLVGSLPGIWLGSHLTGRVSDELLRPCLATMLVLIGYKLAF; encoded by the coding sequence ATGGAATTGGCAAATTTCGGCCTGGTGATTGCCGGGCTGGTGGTGGGGTTCATCGTTGGCATGACCGGTGTTGGCGGCGGTTCGTTGATGACGCCGATCCTGCTCTGGTTCGGCATCAATCCGGCCACGGCGGTGGGCACCGATCTGCTGTACGCGGCCATCACCAAATCCAGCGGCGTGCTGGTGCACAGGAAAAACAAGAATATCGACTGGGCCATTACCGGCTGGCTGACCCTGGGCAGTGTCCCGGCGGTGGCGATGACCTTGTGGTTCCTCAGCACCCTGCACACCGCGCCGGACGCGATGAACGCCATCATCAAGCAGGCACTCGGCTTCGTGCTGTTCGCCACCGCGCTGGCGATTCTGTTCAAGAAGCGCCTGCTGGAATTCGCCCACAAACGTGCCGGCGGTAACTACAACCCCAGCGGCGCGCGCCTGAATGTCATGACCGTGATCACCGGTCTGATCCTCGGCACCATGGTCGCCCTGACCTCCATCGGCGCCGGCGCCCTCGGCACCGTCGCGCTGTTCATCCTTTATCCTCTGCTGCCGACCCGCCGCCTGGTCGGCACCGAAATCGCCCACGCCGTACCGCTGACCCTGGTCGCCGGCCTCGGCCACGCGAGCATGGGCAACATGGACTGGGGCGTGCTGGGTTTCCTGCTGGTGGGCTCGTTGCCGGGCATCTGGCTCGGCAGCCACCTGACCGGCCGCGTCTCCGATGAGCTGCTGCGCCCGTGCCTGGCGACGATGCTGGTGTTGATCGGTTACAAACTGGCGTTCTGA
- a CDS encoding MFS transporter encodes MTDPASAEYSSLERAARTDKLPYAALLAFAMTGFIAILTETLPAGLLPQIGAGLGVSEVLAGQLVTLYALGSIVAAIPLTVATRGWGRKRVLLMTVGGFLLFNTITTFSSHYGLTLASRFLAGMAAGLSWGIMAGYARGIVPVHQQGRALAIAMLGTPVALSLGTPAGTWLGNVIGWRASFGIMSALALVLAAWIVIAVPDRPGQARAERLPLMQSLRLPGVRPVLFVVLTWMLGHNILYTYIAPFLTQAGLGERVDLVLLVFGLCSLLGIWIIGLLVDRWLRGLALISLAVFAVTALVLALVAPSPWLMYACMAVWGLSFGGSATLLLTAAADSAGEHVDVVQAMLTTSWNVAIAGGGLFGGLLLDRAGAISFPWALLILSLIALATVWLNSTHSFKPGRRQH; translated from the coding sequence ATGACCGACCCCGCAAGCGCCGAATACTCGAGCCTGGAACGTGCCGCCCGCACGGACAAACTGCCTTACGCCGCGCTGCTGGCGTTTGCCATGACCGGCTTCATCGCCATCCTCACCGAAACCCTGCCCGCCGGCCTGTTGCCGCAGATCGGTGCCGGCCTGGGCGTCAGCGAAGTGCTGGCCGGGCAACTGGTGACGCTGTATGCGCTGGGCTCGATTGTCGCGGCGATTCCGCTGACGGTCGCCACCCGCGGCTGGGGGCGCAAGCGGGTGCTGCTGATGACAGTCGGCGGGTTCCTGCTGTTCAACACCATCACCACCTTTTCCAGCCATTACGGTTTGACCCTGGCCTCGCGGTTTCTGGCCGGGATGGCGGCGGGGCTGTCGTGGGGGATCATGGCCGGTTACGCGCGCGGGATCGTGCCGGTGCATCAGCAAGGTCGGGCGCTGGCGATTGCCATGCTCGGCACCCCGGTGGCCCTGTCGCTGGGCACGCCGGCCGGCACCTGGCTGGGCAATGTCATCGGCTGGCGCGCCTCGTTCGGGATCATGTCGGCACTGGCGCTGGTACTGGCGGCCTGGATCGTCATTGCCGTGCCGGATCGTCCCGGCCAGGCCCGTGCCGAACGGTTGCCGTTGATGCAGTCGCTGCGTTTGCCCGGTGTACGCCCGGTGTTGTTCGTGGTGCTGACCTGGATGCTCGGCCACAACATTCTCTACACCTACATCGCGCCGTTTCTGACGCAGGCCGGTCTTGGCGAGCGGGTTGACCTGGTACTGCTGGTCTTCGGCCTGTGTTCGTTGCTGGGGATCTGGATCATCGGCCTGCTGGTGGATCGCTGGTTGCGCGGACTGGCGCTGATCAGTCTCGCGGTGTTTGCCGTGACCGCGCTGGTGCTGGCACTGGTCGCCCCATCGCCCTGGCTGATGTATGCGTGCATGGCGGTATGGGGCCTGTCGTTCGGCGGCTCGGCGACGTTGCTGCTGACGGCCGCAGCGGACTCTGCCGGGGAACATGTGGATGTGGTGCAGGCAATGCTCACCACCTCGTGGAACGTGGCGATCGCCGGCGGCGGCTTGTTTGGCGGCTTGCTGCTGGACCGGGCAGGGGCGATTTCGTTTCCGTGGGCGTTGCTGATCCTGTCGCTGATCGCACTGGCTACCGTCTGGCTCAACAGCACCCACAGTTTCAAACCGGGCCGGCGGCAGCACTGA
- a CDS encoding aldose epimerase family protein: MLQSRHSLCGLGLSLMIATLSAQAAGLSSEHKAFGKTNDGTPVEQYILRNSHGMQATVITYGATLQSLQVPDKHGKLDDIVLGFDDVQGYQKGTAYFGATIGRFGNRLADGAFELDGKRYQVPQNDKTNALHGGTQGFDKKVWKATQTKDKDSVGVTLTYLSADGEMGFPGNLTTEVTYRLTDSNELRIDYKASTDKPTVLNLTNHSYFNLAGAGNGDILKQVATLHASHYTPVTAKLIPTGELAPVAGTPMDFTKPTAIGQHIKADHPQLKFAEEKQGGFDFNWALDTKGDVSKLAAEVSDPQSGRHLQLFTTEPGVQFYTSNFLDGTVKGKGGKVYPHWGAFTLETQHYPDSPNQPNFPSTRLDPGQTYTQSVVLKFSAR; this comes from the coding sequence ATGCTTCAATCCCGACACTCACTTTGCGGCCTCGGACTGTCCCTGATGATCGCCACTCTCTCCGCCCAGGCCGCCGGCCTGTCCAGCGAACACAAAGCCTTCGGCAAGACCAATGACGGCACGCCCGTCGAGCAATACATCCTGCGCAACAGCCACGGCATGCAGGCCACGGTCATCACCTACGGCGCCACCTTGCAGTCGCTGCAAGTGCCGGACAAACACGGCAAGCTCGACGACATCGTCCTCGGCTTCGACGATGTGCAGGGTTACCAGAAAGGCACCGCGTACTTCGGCGCCACCATCGGCCGCTTCGGCAATCGTCTTGCCGATGGTGCCTTCGAACTCGACGGCAAACGCTATCAAGTGCCACAGAACGACAAGACCAACGCCTTGCACGGCGGCACTCAGGGTTTCGACAAAAAGGTCTGGAAGGCAACGCAAACCAAAGACAAGGATTCGGTGGGCGTGACCCTGACCTACCTGTCGGCGGATGGTGAAATGGGGTTCCCCGGCAATCTCACCACCGAAGTGACCTACCGCCTCACCGACTCCAACGAGCTGCGCATCGACTACAAGGCCAGCACCGACAAACCCACGGTGCTCAACCTGACCAACCACAGCTACTTCAACCTCGCCGGCGCCGGCAATGGCGACATCCTCAAGCAAGTCGCCACCCTGCACGCCAGCCATTACACCCCGGTCACCGCCAAACTGATCCCGACCGGCGAACTGGCCCCCGTGGCCGGCACGCCGATGGACTTCACCAAACCCACCGCCATCGGCCAGCACATCAAGGCCGATCATCCGCAACTGAAATTCGCCGAAGAGAAACAGGGTGGCTTCGATTTCAACTGGGCGCTGGACACCAAGGGTGACGTCAGCAAACTCGCCGCCGAAGTCAGCGACCCGCAATCGGGCCGCCACTTGCAACTGTTCACCACCGAACCTGGCGTGCAGTTCTACACCAGCAACTTCCTCGACGGCACGGTCAAGGGCAAGGGTGGCAAGGTCTATCCGCACTGGGGTGCGTTCACCCTGGAAACCCAGCACTACCCGGATTCGCCGAACCAGCCGAACTTCCCGAGTACCCGCCTCGATCCCGGCCAGACCTATACCCAAAGCGTTGTGTTGAAGTTCTCCGCCAGGTAA
- a CDS encoding aldo/keto reductase — protein MRTLELAGVQVPVIGQGTWRMGEDRSAHKREVAALRSGIELGMTLIDTAEMYAEGGAESLVGEAIAGLRDQVFLVSKVYPHNASCKGIPQACERSLRRLDTDYIDLYLLHWRGQYPLDETVEAFERLREDGKIGRWGVSNFDVDDLEELSSSVCATNQVLYNLEERGIEFDLLPWCQQARMPLMAYCPIGQGGAMLAEPVLKQIATRHGVTPAQVSLAWILRQDGVIAIPKAVRPEHVQLNAQAAQLQLDAGDLAALDQAFHAPQRKQRLAMV, from the coding sequence ATGCGTACCCTCGAATTGGCTGGCGTGCAGGTTCCGGTGATTGGCCAGGGCACCTGGCGCATGGGCGAAGACCGCTCGGCGCACAAGCGTGAAGTGGCCGCCCTGCGCAGCGGTATCGAACTGGGCATGACCCTGATCGACACCGCCGAAATGTACGCCGAGGGCGGTGCCGAAAGCCTGGTCGGCGAAGCCATTGCCGGCCTGCGCGATCAAGTGTTCCTGGTGAGCAAGGTCTACCCGCACAACGCCAGCTGCAAAGGCATTCCCCAGGCCTGCGAGCGCAGTCTGCGCCGGCTCGACACCGATTACATCGATCTCTATCTGCTGCATTGGCGCGGCCAGTATCCGCTGGACGAAACCGTCGAGGCCTTCGAGCGTTTGCGCGAAGACGGCAAGATCGGCCGTTGGGGCGTCTCGAACTTCGATGTCGACGATCTTGAGGAGCTGTCGAGTTCGGTCTGTGCCACCAATCAGGTGCTGTACAACCTGGAGGAACGCGGCATCGAATTCGACCTGCTGCCGTGGTGCCAGCAAGCGCGCATGCCGTTGATGGCGTACTGCCCGATCGGCCAGGGCGGTGCGATGCTGGCCGAGCCGGTGCTGAAACAGATTGCCACTCGTCACGGCGTGACCCCGGCACAGGTTTCGCTGGCGTGGATTCTGCGTCAGGATGGCGTGATTGCGATTCCCAAGGCCGTGCGCCCGGAACACGTGCAGCTCAATGCACAGGCGGCGCAGCTGCAACTTGATGCCGGGGATCTGGCGGCGCTGGACCAGGCGTTTCACGCGCCACAACGCAAGCAGCGGCTGGCCATGGTCTGA
- a CDS encoding DUF1810 domain-containing protein — MRSTDQDDPFNLQRFVLAQDPVFERVQRELDEGRKRSHWMWFVFPQFAGLGGSEMSRRFAISSAGEARAYLAHELLGARLRTCTQLVLNVQQRSIADIFGHPDDLKFHSSMTLFAQFADDDSLWHQALERYFHGIQDEWTLQLLDSKQAQLPPDQG; from the coding sequence ATGAGAAGCACTGATCAGGACGATCCATTCAACCTGCAACGCTTCGTGCTCGCCCAGGACCCGGTGTTCGAACGGGTCCAGCGCGAGCTCGACGAGGGCCGCAAACGCAGCCACTGGATGTGGTTCGTGTTCCCGCAGTTCGCCGGGCTCGGGGGCAGCGAGATGTCGCGGCGGTTCGCCATCAGCTCCGCCGGGGAAGCTCGAGCCTATCTGGCCCATGAACTGCTCGGCGCCCGGCTGCGGACCTGCACGCAGCTTGTACTGAATGTGCAGCAACGCTCGATTGCCGACATCTTCGGCCACCCGGACGATCTGAAATTCCACTCATCGATGACGTTGTTCGCCCAGTTCGCGGACGACGACAGTCTCTGGCATCAGGCGCTCGAGCGTTATTTCCACGGCATCCAGGACGAATGGACCCTGCAACTGCTGGACTCAAAACAGGCCCAGTTGCCCCCCGATCAGGGTTGA
- a CDS encoding DNA polymerase II translates to MDLQQGFVLTRHWRDTPAGTEVEFWLATDAGPRRVRLAHQPSVAFIPAEQREQAERVLADEKNVELRPLALQDFEHRPVLGLYCQQHGQLMRLETALNRHGIDVYEADVRPPERYLMERFITAPVWFGGTPDADGMLLDAHLKPAPDYRPQLRLVSLDIETTEQGELYSIALEGCGERQVYMLGAPNGDDSIVDFDLEYCESRTLILKKLNDWFARHDPDAIIGWNLVQFDLRILHEHARRLGVPLKLGRDGEEMQWREHGSRNHYFAAAAGRLIIDGIESLRSATWSFPSFSLENVAQTLLGEGKSIDNPYQRMDEINRMFAEDKPALAKYNLKDCELVTRIFARTELLKFLLERASVTGLPADRSGGSVAAFTHLYMPLMHRQGFVAPNLGTNPPQASPGGFVMDSQPGLYESVLVLDYKSLYPSIIRTFLIDPVGLIEGLQHPDDADSVPGFRGARFSRTRHCLPSIVARVAEGRETAKREHNAPLSQALKIIMNAFYGVLGSSGCRFFDTRLASSITLRGHEIMLRTRQLIEAQGHAVIYGDTDSTFVWLRRPHGQEEAANIGRALVQHVNDWWREHVREQYGLESALELQFETHYKRFLMPTIRGAEEGSKKRYAGLVTRADGSEEMVYKGLETVRTDWSLLARQFQQELYERIFQRRPYQDYVREYVRKTLAGEFDERLVYRKRLRRTLDDYERNVPPHVRAARLADDYNAQHGRPRQYQNGGWISYVITLAGPEPLEVRRAAIDYDHYITRQLQPVADAILPFVDDDFSTLIGGQLGLF, encoded by the coding sequence GTGGATTTACAGCAGGGTTTTGTCCTGACCCGGCATTGGCGCGACACCCCGGCCGGCACTGAAGTCGAGTTCTGGCTGGCGACTGACGCCGGCCCGCGCCGTGTGCGTCTTGCGCATCAGCCGTCGGTGGCGTTCATCCCGGCGGAGCAGCGTGAGCAGGCCGAGCGGGTGCTGGCGGACGAAAAGAACGTCGAACTGCGCCCCCTCGCTTTGCAGGATTTCGAGCATCGCCCGGTGCTTGGGCTGTATTGCCAGCAGCACGGTCAGTTGATGCGCCTGGAGACCGCGCTCAACCGCCACGGTATCGACGTCTACGAAGCCGATGTGCGACCGCCCGAGCGTTACCTGATGGAGCGTTTCATCACCGCGCCGGTGTGGTTCGGCGGCACGCCCGATGCCGACGGTATGTTGCTCGACGCCCACCTCAAGCCTGCGCCCGACTATCGTCCGCAATTGCGCCTGGTCTCGCTGGACATCGAAACCACCGAACAGGGCGAGTTGTATTCCATCGCGCTGGAGGGCTGCGGTGAACGCCAGGTGTACATGCTCGGCGCACCGAACGGCGATGACAGCATCGTCGATTTCGACCTTGAGTATTGCGAATCGCGCACCCTGATCCTCAAGAAACTCAACGACTGGTTCGCCCGTCACGACCCCGACGCGATCATCGGCTGGAACCTCGTGCAGTTCGACTTGCGCATTCTCCATGAACACGCCCGACGCCTCGGTGTGCCGCTCAAGCTCGGGCGCGACGGTGAGGAAATGCAGTGGCGCGAACACGGCAGCCGCAATCATTACTTCGCAGCGGCGGCGGGGCGGTTGATCATCGACGGTATCGAATCCCTGCGTTCGGCGACCTGGAGTTTCCCCTCGTTCAGCCTGGAAAACGTCGCCCAGACCCTGCTCGGCGAGGGCAAGTCGATCGACAACCCGTACCAGCGCATGGACGAGATCAACCGCATGTTCGCCGAGGACAAACCGGCGCTGGCCAAGTACAACCTCAAGGACTGCGAACTGGTCACGCGGATTTTCGCCAGGACCGAGCTGCTGAAGTTTTTGCTCGAGCGCGCGAGCGTCACCGGTTTGCCGGCGGATCGTAGCGGCGGCTCGGTGGCAGCGTTCACGCACTTGTACATGCCGTTGATGCACCGTCAGGGTTTTGTGGCGCCGAACCTTGGTACCAATCCGCCGCAGGCCAGCCCCGGCGGATTTGTCATGGACTCGCAACCGGGGCTGTACGAATCGGTGCTGGTGCTCGACTACAAGAGCCTTTATCCGTCGATCATCCGCACCTTTCTGATTGACCCGGTGGGCTTGATCGAAGGCTTGCAGCATCCGGATGACGCCGATTCGGTGCCGGGTTTTCGCGGTGCGCGGTTCTCTCGCACCCGGCATTGCCTGCCGTCCATCGTCGCCCGGGTCGCCGAGGGCCGCGAGACAGCCAAACGCGAGCACAACGCGCCGTTGTCCCAGGCGCTGAAGATCATCATGAACGCCTTCTACGGCGTGCTCGGCTCCAGCGGTTGCCGGTTTTTCGATACGCGACTGGCGTCCTCGATCACCCTGCGCGGCCACGAAATCATGCTGCGTACCCGGCAGTTGATCGAGGCTCAGGGCCACGCGGTGATTTATGGCGATACCGATTCGACCTTCGTCTGGCTGCGTCGCCCCCACGGTCAGGAAGAGGCGGCGAACATTGGCCGGGCGCTGGTGCAGCACGTCAACGACTGGTGGCGCGAGCATGTGCGTGAGCAGTACGGGCTGGAAAGCGCCCTCGAATTGCAGTTCGAAACCCATTACAAACGGTTCCTGATGCCGACCATTCGTGGCGCGGAAGAGGGCAGCAAAAAGCGTTATGCCGGCCTGGTGACCCGCGCCGACGGCAGTGAGGAAATGGTCTACAAAGGCCTGGAGACCGTGCGCACCGACTGGTCGCTGCTGGCCCGGCAGTTTCAGCAGGAGCTTTACGAGCGGATTTTCCAGCGCAGGCCGTATCAGGATTACGTGCGCGAGTACGTGCGCAAGACCCTGGCCGGTGAGTTCGACGAGCGACTGGTTTACCGCAAGCGCCTGCGCCGCACCCTCGACGACTACGAACGCAACGTACCGCCGCATGTTCGTGCCGCGCGGCTGGCCGACGATTACAACGCGCAACACGGTCGCCCACGGCAATACCAGAACGGTGGCTGGATCAGCTACGTCATCACCCTGGCCGGCCCCGAGCCGCTGGAAGTGCGCCGCGCGGCCATCGACTACGACCACTACATCACCCGCCAGCTGCAACCGGTGGCGGATGCGATCCTGCCGTTTGTCGACGACGATTTCTCAACCCTGATCGGGGGGCAACTGGGCCTGTTTTGA
- a CDS encoding CBS domain-containing protein has product MKTVAQLLKLKDQKNQEVHQIKPDHMVLEALMKMAEKNVGALLVVEDEKVVGIISERDYARKLVLHGRSSVGTPVRDIMVANVITVDTHQTVDTCLGIMSDKRLRHLPVVEDGKLIGLLSIGDLVKEAIAEQAELIKQLEQYIRGE; this is encoded by the coding sequence ATGAAAACCGTCGCCCAACTGCTCAAGCTCAAAGATCAGAAAAATCAGGAAGTGCACCAGATCAAGCCCGATCACATGGTGCTCGAAGCGCTGATGAAAATGGCCGAGAAGAACGTCGGCGCCTTGCTCGTGGTGGAAGACGAAAAAGTGGTGGGTATCATCAGCGAGCGCGACTACGCGCGCAAACTGGTGCTGCACGGGCGCTCGTCGGTGGGCACGCCGGTGCGCGACATCATGGTGGCGAACGTGATCACGGTGGACACTCACCAGACCGTCGACACCTGCCTGGGCATCATGTCCGACAAACGCCTGCGTCACTTGCCCGTGGTGGAGGACGGCAAACTGATCGGACTGCTGTCGATCGGCGACCTGGTCAAGGAAGCGATCGCCGAACAGGCCGAGCTGATCAAACAGCTGGAGCAGTACATTCGCGGCGAGTGA